The following proteins are encoded in a genomic region of Amphiura filiformis chromosome 11, Afil_fr2py, whole genome shotgun sequence:
- the LOC140163882 gene encoding uncharacterized protein, which yields MTVDMGEYAVVIFVDESTVDVISSSWIEGGGRHEEGEENYCYWPTHNPAYKARKHDIPDEERWGRCKIRVIKLTKDYMKAKNCARKAEETSNLETDDEGTMQRKKRRPAKLDSGSDAGADDSDSEPDTTKQKLRRSPRKQSMQKGSNSIPKPVSKSSNLPTTPRHHDPQLASTSTMRSTPTTPGFRRVTTSESSFQVSVLLKLQKLEEAQDEQLTLLRTLINRQPERGEAHEAEEDPLEKPLQTVEEFKDVSERLETQLFRKKMIRHLSLVGGHDLNETIRRVMRKLGTNNLWSSYSVLGRKGKLSIKDSPFYKVIVKACMKNHPQAKEVGIEKGLGDYLKRTPNLPGGRKYKKAGNVDVAVPVGELEDDERGENERVPQQEEEEQD from the exons ATGGGAGAGTACGCGGTGGTTATTTTCGTGGACGAATCTACCGTTGATGTGATATCTTCATCGTGGATTGAAGGAGGAGGAAGACATGAAGAAGGAGAG GAGAATTATTGCTACTGGCCAACCCACAACCCAGCTTACAAGGCAAGAAAGCACGACATTCCTGATGAGGAGCGGTGGGGCAGATGCAAGATCAGGGTGATTAAACTGACCA AAGATTATATGAAAGCAAAGAATTGTGCGAGGAAGGCGGAGGAAACTTCAAATCTGGAAACAGACGATGAAGGCACGATGCAACGAAAAAAACGCCGTCCTGCCAAACTTGATTCAGGCAGTGATGCTGGCGCTGATG ATAGTGACTCTGAGCCAGATACCACCAAGCAAAAACTACGTCGTAGTCCAAGAAAACAGTCCATGCAGAAA GGATCCAACTCCATCCCCAAACCAGTCTCCAAATCCTCCAACCTGCCAACAACTCCTCGTCACCACGATCCTCAGCTGGCTTCAACAAGCACTATGAGATCAACACCAACCACTCCAGGTTTTCGGAGAGTGACTACTTCAGAGT CTAGTTTCCAAGTCAGTGTGCTTCTGAAACTACAGAAACTTGAGGAAGCACAGGACGAACAACTTACATTGTTGCGCACCCTTATTAACAGGCAGCCAGAGAGAGGTGAGGCACACGAGGCAGAGGAAGATCCTCTTGAAAAACCGTTGCAAACGGTAGAGGAGTTTAAGGATGTTTCCGAAAGACTTGAGACACAACTATTCCGGAAGAAAATG ATACGACACCTCAGTCTTGTTGGAGGACATGATCTCAACGAAACCATCAGGAGGGTGATGAGGAAGCTGGGAACGAACAATTTGTGGTCCTCCTACAGTGTATTAGGGAGAAAGGGCAAGCTGAGCATTAAAGATAGCCCTTTCTACAAAGTTATCGTCA AAGCTTGCATGAAGAATCATCCTCAAGCTAAGGAGGTTGGGATAGAGAAGGGACTTGGAGATTATCTGAAAAGAACACCAAATCTTCCAGGTGGAAGAAAGTATAAA AAAGCTGGGAATGTGGATGTAGCGGTACCTGTAGGGGAATTGGAGGATGATGAGCGCGGCGAAAATGAACGTGTACCCCAACAGGAAGAGGAAGAACAAGACTAG